The genomic DNA CTAGTTTCCAATTCTGAGGAGTTTCAATGGCTTACAAAGCTGAGAGTTTTATTAGTGATTTAGACAAAGTTGCGAAAGCGCGTCAAGAATTTTCGGGCTATTTAGACACGATCGCTACTACCCTAACGGAGGCAGAGCAAATTGGCGAAACGGCTTCCGGGAAGCTAGGGCTAGACAGCACGATCGATGATCTGAATCTGGTGAGCCGTAACCTGAGCGAAGGCGTGTTTCGCTTGCTGGTGTTGGGCGACATGAAGCGGGGCAAAAGCACGTTTCTAAATGCGCTGATTGGTGAAAGCGTCTTACCTACAGATGTCAATCCCTGTACTGCCGTGCTGACGGTTTTGAGCTACGGCGAAGACAAGCAGGTGACGGTGCATTTCAAGGACGAACGCGAACCGGAACAGCTCGATTTCGACACCTTTAAGCGACGCTACACAATTCCCCCAGAGGAGGCGAAAAAGCTCCAGGAAGAGGGCATCGCTGCCTTTCCTGATGTGGCTTATGCCGAGGTGCAGTATCCGCTGACTCTGCTGGAAAAAGGCGTACAAATCATTGACAGTCCGGGACTGAACGACACCGAGCAGCGCAATCAGCTCACTCTGGGCTACATCAACAACTGCCACGCGATTCTGTTTGTCCTCAGCGCCACGCAGCCTTTCACGCTAGGCGAACAGCGTTATCTGGAAAATTACATCAAAGATCGCGGACTCTCCGTATTCTTTTTGATTAACCACTGGGATGAAATTCAGAATCGATTGATTGATCCGGAAGATACGATCGCGTTACAAGAAGCGGAAGATCGGGTGAGACAGGTGTTTAGAACCAATCTAACCCCCTACTGCGAAATCGAAGGGGAAGACCGCTACGACGATCGCGTGTTTGAAATCTCCTCCCTCAACGCCCTGCGGCAGCGACTCAAAAACGGATCGCTGGACGGAACCGGATTCTCAGAATTTATCAAGGCTCTGAACCACTTTTTGACGAAGGAGCGGGCAATTTCTGAACTGCGTCAGGCAAAGCTGATTGCTCGTCAGGCATACCGCACTGTCCATGAAGCCTGCGATCGCCGCATTCCCCTCCTGGGCGAATCGATTCAGGAACTCCGACAGAAAATTCGATCGGTGCAGCCAGAGTTCGATCAGCTGGTGGAAATTCGCGAACAGTTCAAAGACGAAATTCGGATTGTGGGTGAACGGCAAGCCAGCGCCAGCGCCAATTCGTTCCGCTCCTATCTCACCGAACTATCCATTACTTTTGAGGCGGATTTTGCCCGCTATCAGCCAGAGCTAAAATTCTTCGACTTTTTGCAGAAAGGCAAGCGTCAGGAATTTGAAGCCGCTCTGCGTCAGGCATTCGAGAAATATCTGATCGACAAAATTGCCGCCTGGAGTCTGACCGCCCAGAAAGATATGGATGCTGCCTTTATCAGTCTGGCAAAAAGCGCCACCCAGTACGGCGAATCCTACCTGCAAGTCACCGATCGCATGACGGAAAAGCTGACTGGACAGAAGGTAGTCCCCAACGCAAATCTGAGTGCGGAAGATAAGTCTCCCCGATGGGCAAAATGGGCAGTCGGTCTGTATGCGCTAACGACTGGGGATGTAGGGGCGATCGCGATGGCAGGGTCAGGCCTGTTTGACTGGAAGCAAATCCTGCTCAACTTCAGCGGTGCTGTCCTGGTAACGACCCTCATGTATGCCCTCACCGGAATCTTCCTGGGACCGTTAGGCATGGCACTCGCGGGTCTGGGGTTAGGCAGCTACTCGGCGGAGATGGCTCGCCGCAAAGTCGTCCAAACCATGCGCGAAGAACTGATGAAGCTCCTGCCGCAAATCGCCCAGGAACAGTCCTTCCAGGTCTACCAGGCAGTGAAGGAATGCTTTGACACCTACCAGCAGGAAGTCGTGAAGCGCATGAACGAGGACATCCACTCGCGCAAAACCGAACTGGACGAACTCGTGCGCCAGAAAGAAGACTACGAGATCAACCAGCAGGCAGAAGAACGCCGCCTGAATTTGCTCGACAACGAAGTGCTGACCCAACTACACGATGTCGAAGATGCCTACGATCAGCTCATCGGTCAACCCGCGATCGTCCTGACGGCGGCATAGCGGCACAAAGTCAGCCGCACAAGTGCAAGGGCAGATTTAACCAGAGACGCTTACATCCGGCAAAATCTGCCTTTACGAAAAGCATCACGCCGGAAAAAACTTCCATCTACCTCAACCAATTCACCACACCGGAACTTTACATCGAGTCTACCCACTCCCTGTAAGGTTCCATTTTTTAACACCGTCCCTCCCCCACTTCCCTTACTTCTACACTAACGTTTCAGCAAATTCGGAACCCCCTCACACCCCCCCGGAATGGTCGATCGCGTTTTAGAGCCACCCCAGGCACAGCAGTAGAATCGCTGGTCATCGGTGAGGCGCTGTGCGCCCGTAAAATCGGCGTCTTCGATCACAGCTCCGGTGAATTCGCCCGTCTCGTAGTCCGGGAAATCTTTGATGGTGCGCGGCGTGGCAGTCTTGACGGAACCGTAGAAGAAGCGAACATTCGAGAGATCGGCACCGGAAAAGTTTGCCTCACACAGAATCGTCCGAGCGAAATTGGCGCGAACCAGTTCACAGCGGCTCAGATTTGCCCGAATCATATTGATATCGCTTAAGTCTGCCCCCCGCAGGTCGCCCTCCGATAAATCTGCCCCCGCCAGCATTACTCCCAAATCGATCACGCGAATCCCCGTCAGTCGATCCTCAGCATAGCCGCCCGACCCATCCAGAATGGCGCGACCCAACCGCTCGTCTCTTCTCAGGGGCGTCAGCAATCCGGCACGGGACAGAAAGCGCAGCACCTTTGCCTTGCCGCTGGCATCCAGACTGCCTAAAATTGCCGCTGTTCGCCCTTCCGCGATCGCCCGTTCCATCGGGAAATCTTCGAGTAAGCCGTCGTCATCA from Leptolyngbya ohadii IS1 includes the following:
- a CDS encoding dynamin family protein, whose product is MAYKAESFISDLDKVAKARQEFSGYLDTIATTLTEAEQIGETASGKLGLDSTIDDLNLVSRNLSEGVFRLLVLGDMKRGKSTFLNALIGESVLPTDVNPCTAVLTVLSYGEDKQVTVHFKDEREPEQLDFDTFKRRYTIPPEEAKKLQEEGIAAFPDVAYAEVQYPLTLLEKGVQIIDSPGLNDTEQRNQLTLGYINNCHAILFVLSATQPFTLGEQRYLENYIKDRGLSVFFLINHWDEIQNRLIDPEDTIALQEAEDRVRQVFRTNLTPYCEIEGEDRYDDRVFEISSLNALRQRLKNGSLDGTGFSEFIKALNHFLTKERAISELRQAKLIARQAYRTVHEACDRRIPLLGESIQELRQKIRSVQPEFDQLVEIREQFKDEIRIVGERQASASANSFRSYLTELSITFEADFARYQPELKFFDFLQKGKRQEFEAALRQAFEKYLIDKIAAWSLTAQKDMDAAFISLAKSATQYGESYLQVTDRMTEKLTGQKVVPNANLSAEDKSPRWAKWAVGLYALTTGDVGAIAMAGSGLFDWKQILLNFSGAVLVTTLMYALTGIFLGPLGMALAGLGLGSYSAEMARRKVVQTMREELMKLLPQIAQEQSFQVYQAVKECFDTYQQEVVKRMNEDIHSRKTELDELVRQKEDYEINQQAEERRLNLLDNEVLTQLHDVEDAYDQLIGQPAIVLTAA
- a CDS encoding pentapeptide repeat-containing protein, whose translation is MGLLITIALILMIIGFQSGLFWLGEIAAAIAFGLSFWVILVRLLPRFKQVTRSQRRFYIAVLGAIVATAVLLWNSPTGEYVRSQIRELGWERIDIFSNLLSAFGQILIAIVALYVSWEQYVTSKRLTLEQNRLATQQNIITQQQTIDAYFQGIAELTLDDDGLLEDFPMERAIAEGRTAAILGSLDASGKAKVLRFLSRAGLLTPLRRDERLGRAILDGSGGYAEDRLTGIRVIDLGVMLAGADLSEGDLRGADLSDINMIRANLSRCELVRANFARTILCEANFSGADLSNVRFFYGSVKTATPRTIKDFPDYETGEFTGAVIEDADFTGAQRLTDDQRFYCCAWGGSKTRSTIPGGCEGVPNLLKR